The following nucleotide sequence is from Solidesulfovibrio carbinolicus.
CGGGCGGATCGCCCAGGCCATCCGTGAGGTCCTGGCCGGCCGGTTGCCGTTTTTCAGCCTGGAGTATCCCTGCCACTCGCCCACCGAGAAGCGGTGGTTCCAGGTGCGCGTCACGCGTTTTCCCGGGCAGGGGCCGGCCCGGGCCGTGGTGGCCCACGAGAACGTCACCGAACGGGTCAAGGCCACGGCCGCCCTGGCCAGCGCCAAGGAGGCGGCGGAGGCCGCCGCCAGGGCCAAGAGCGAATTCTTGGCCAACATGAGCCACGAAATCCGCACGCCCCTCAACGGCGTCATGGGCATGCTCCAACTCCTGAAGCTGACGGGCTGCGAAAAAGAACGCAACGACTTCATCAAGCTCGCTTACGACAGCTCCGAACGCCTCTTGCAGCTCCTCAACAATATTCTGGATATTTCCCGCATTGAAGCCGGGCGCACGGTCATGGTCCAGGAGCCGTTTTCGCCCGTCGAATTGCTGCAGGAGCCGGTGTTGCTTTTCCAAGGGATGGCCAAGGCCAAGAACGTGACGATGCACTTTTCCGCAGACGACGGCGTGCCCGAGCTGGTGACGGGCGACGCCCCGAAAATCCGCCAAGTGCTGTTCAATCTCGTCGGCAACGCCGTGAAGTTCACCCAAGACGGCGAGGTCCGGCTAACCCTCACCTACGCCCGCTCGCCGGTCTTCCCCGACAGGGCGACGCTGGCGGCGACCATAACCGACACGGGCAAGGGCATCTCGGCGGAGCTTATGCCCGAGATATTCCAACCGTTCACCCAGGGCGACAGCTCGTACAAGAAGCAATATGCCGGGACCGGGCTGGGGCTTTCCATCGTCAACCGGCTGGTCTGCCTCATGGGCGGGGCCATATGCCTGGAATCGGCCGAGGGCGAGGGCACGACTGTCTATCTCAGCGTGCCGGTGACCCGCCCGGTTTCCAAGGAAACCAGCCCTCCCCTCGCCACAGCCGAGGGCGCCCCGCCCCGGCGGTATCGCATCCTGCTGGCGGAGGACGACGCCATCAACCGCATGGTCGCCGTCGGCATGTTGAACAAGCTTGGACATCAGGTCACGGTGGCGCAAAATGGCCGCGAGGCGCTGCTCCTGCTTGACGCCCAGCCCTTCGACATCGTGCTGCTCGATGTGCAGATGCCGGTCATGAACGGGGTGGAAGTGGCCAAGGCCGTCCGGGAAGGCTGGGGCGGCCGGCCGGATATGCCCATTGTGGCGACCACGGCCTATTCCATGAACAGCCAATGCGATGATTTCCTGGCCGCCGGCATGAACGAATGCCTGGTCAAGCCCCTGGAATACGACACCCTCAAGCAGGCCATCGGCCGGGTCATGGAGGCTTGGGAAAAGGGCCAAAACAGGATTGCCTAGAGAGCTGGAAGGGCAGGCCGGAGGGCAGGCGCTCCCGGGGACGCCTTGGCCCAGGGGGAAACATGGCCGTCCATTGTGTTTTCTCGTGAATCCGCCGATGGCAAACGGCCCGGCCCTCCTGATGAGGGCCGGGCCGTTTGGCGTCTGGCAAGACGCAGGGGCGGGTTTCGTCCAGGGCGGCCCGCCGGCTTGTCCGGGACAAGAGGAGGGTGGCTTGAGCCGGGGACGGCTCCGGAAGGCTAAGCGTCCAGTTGCTGGATGGCGTCGAGCTTCCAGGCGTCGCCGGGCACGGTTTCCTTGCGCGTGAAGTGCCAGACTTCGCGCACCTGTTCGGGCTGCCCGGCCTTGGGGTCTTCGCGCATGAGCACGTCGAAGTAGGCCGAGGCGATGGTTGCGCCGTTTTGGCTGCGCACTTCCAGGAGCTTGGCGTCAACCAGAAGCACGTCGGTGGGCGACGGAGTCGGGTCCTCGGCGGCCTGCTTGCGCACGTCGGCCATGAACGCCGGGGTGGCAAAGGCCTCGATGTCGGCCAGATCGCGCTTGCTCCAGGACTGCTGCATCCGGGCAAACAGGGCCTTGGCTCCGGCCAGGAAGTCGGCGGCGTCAAAGCCCGGCGGCAGGTCCGATCCGGCGGGCGCGGCCGGCTGGTCCGCCGCGCCGAGGTTGCTCCAGCCGCCGGCCGCCGCTTGCTTGGCCTGGGCCTGGGGTTCGGCTTCGTAAGTGCGGGACATGGGCTGGCCGTAGTCCGGCCCCTGGGCGGTGGCCGCGCGGCGCGAGCGCATGAACCGGAAAAGCAGGAACAACCCGCCGCCGATCAGCAGCATGTCGATCAGGCTGGGACCGCCCCAGCCATGGCCGCCGCCAAAAAGCATGGAGCCGACCAGGCCGCCGACAAGCAAGCCGCCGAGCATCCCGCCGAGGCCCGGGCGCGAGAACATGCCGCCGCCGGGAGCGGCCGCCGTGGGATTGGGTCGGGCCTGCTGCGAGGAAAAACTGCCTGAAGGGGAACCCGCATCGGGCCGGGGGGTGGTGGACGTGCTGAAGGACTGCCGGTTGCCCATGGAACCGCCGCCGCCCAGCCGTTTGGCCAGGCCCAGCTCCACGCTTGCAAAAAGCAAAGCAAAAACAGCCAGCAAGACACATGCGGTACGACCCACGAAAGACCTCCTTGTTACGTGTCGCGGCATTTTGGCCGGACACTGTGTCAGGCCCGACTGCACTCCACGGCGTGACGGCAAGGGGCCGTGCACGCCCGGATGGAAGCAAGGGCCAGCGCGCCAGCCCGGCCGTCCAACAGCGGCGACCGGGAGCGTCGGTTCTTGATGGTCTCTTATATCAGTCGCAAAGGGGGTCTCGTCAAGGAAAACCGGTCTACATGGAACATTGTTTAGGAACAAAGGACACGGCAAAGGCCGAGACAAAGGGCCGGGCCGTGAAGAGGGCGCCGGCTTTGGCAATGACCGCGAAGGGTTTGGCGCAGCCGTGGGCGGCGGTCACGGCGTCCGGGGAGAAGGTCAGGACCAGGGGGGTGAGTTCGTGGTCGCCGTCGCCGCAGATGCTGTCGCGCACCTTGGGGGCGAGCTCACGGCGCGAGCCGTCGGGCAGGCGCACCGCCACGGCCGTGCGCACCGTGGCCAGACGGGCGGTTTCCCCGTCCGGGGTGAAGGCCAGGGAGTTGTCGTCGCCAGCGATGCCCACGGCGTCGGGATCAAAGGCCCAGACCGGGCCGACCGGGGTCGGCGCTTCCACGGGCCGGGCCGGTTCGACAGAACGCAAGGCACCGCCTGGATGGAAACTGAGCCCCAGGCGAACGGGCAACTGGCCGCAGGGGGTGGGCACGAGCAGTTCCTCGCCGGGCCACAGGGTCAGGCTTCGCAGGCGGCCCTCGGGGTCGAAGGCTACGGCCAGCCATTTGGCGCTAAGCCTCCCCACGGGCGTGGCCAGGGGAATGACTTCGGCCAGCCCGGCCTCGTCGGCCTCGGTCCAGTAGCCGGAGAGCTTGCCGTTTAGGGGGAACACCCGGGCCACGGCCCCGTTGTCATGGAAGGTGACCAGTTCCGCCGGCAGCGGCCCGGCCGGGGTTTCCACCACGGTGCGGGTTTCCAGCGGCAGGCTTCGGAGATGGCCGTTGTCGTGGAAGGTGACGGGCGGCTTGGTCATGCGCCGGGCGTCGTCGATGGTGTGCTGGGGCACGAGTCGGCCGAGGGAGGTGGCCAGGGAGGCCGGGGCGGCGAGAAAGGCCGCGCGCGCGCCGCCGTCCGGGCGGCGTTCCACGAGGCCTTCGATGGGCAGGGGACCGTAGCGGGTGTCGATGGTGTCCATGCCCGGGAAATAGCAAATACCGGTCCATTTTGTTTTGTCAAGATTGTCGGTCTGTTGTCGCCGCCAGGGTGAACCGGGCCGACAAAAGCGTGGCTGCGGGCGACAAAAGCGTCGGTGGGGACGCGTCATACGGCCGTAACGCCGCCGGGCCATGGTGGGGGCACGTTCCACCCTTGCCAGCCGGGGCCGCCATGCTCACCTTTGCCCACTCGACCTATTTCCACGACCTCCTGGAGAGTTTCTCGGCCGGCGTGGTCATCTGCAACATCCGGGGGCTGGTCTACGCCGCCAACGAAGCCGCCTGCCGGCTGCTCGGGGTCAGCCGCCGCGAACTGGCCGATCCGGCCCGTTCGGCCGCCCTCATTGCCCGGGCCGACGCGCCCCGGCAACTGGCCCGGTTCCTGGCCGCGGCCATCAAGCACGGCCAAAAGCCCGAGCCGCTGTCCATCGCCTACACCCATCCCGACGGCCAGTTGCGGCGCTATCGCCTGTCGGGGTCGCTTCTGCTTGAAAACGAGAAAATCTTCGGCATCCTCATCGAGATCACCGACGTCACTGAAATCTACCGTCTCCACGAACGCGACCGCGACCGGCTCCTTGGCGTCCAGGCCGCCCAGAAGGAACGCATCGAGGGACTGATCCGGTTTTCCCTGGCCGTGGCCCACCAGATCCGTAATCCGCTCATGGTCATCGGCGGCTTCACGGGCCGGCTGTTGCGTGGCAAAGGGGAGGGCGATCCCGAGGCCGAGGCGTTGTCCATGATCCTGGACGGGGCCAGGCGGCTGGAAGCCGTGGTGCGGGCGGTTGCGGACTATGCCCGGCGGGAGGAGCCGGTCATGGCCCCGTGCGACCTGGCCGGGCTGGCCGACCAGGCCTTTGCCGAGGCCCTGGCGGCTACGGGCGGCGCGGGCCGGCTGGAAACGGCGGGCCTGGACGGGCCGGATGGGCACGTCCGGGCCGACGCGGCCATGCTGACCGCCATTCTGGCGGCGCTATGCGCCAATGCCCTGGAAGCCGCCCCGCAAGGCGGGGCGCGGGTGACCCTGGCCTGCGCCCGCCAGGGCGAAAACGTAAGGCTGACGGTTGCCGACAACGGCCCCGGGCCGGCCGACGACGTGCTGCCCTACGCTTTTGACCCCTTTTTCACCACCAAGGCCGTGGGCGTGGGCATGGGGCTGACCATCGCCCGGCGGCGGGCCGAAGAGATGGGCGGCGCGCTCACCTTGGAACGCGGCCCGGACGGCGGCGGGCTGGCCCGCCTTACGCTCCCCGGCCGGAAATGAAGCGGCCGGCAAAGGCCGGCCTATTCTTCGAGAAACGCGGAGTCGGCCCGCCCGCCCTGCATGTAGGGCCGGCCCATGTCTTCGAGCAGCGACTTGCAGTGGACGCACAGGGTGGCCGTGGGCTGGACGCGAAGCCGGGCCAGGCCGATCTCCTCGCCGCACTCCTGGCAGATGCCGTATTCCCCGTCCTTGACCCGGGCCAGGGCTTCATGGATTTCGCTGATGAGCTGGCGGTCGCGCTCGCCCATGATCAGCGCCATGTGGCGGTCGGACTCGGCCGCCGCCCGGTCCACGGCGTCGGGGCAGGCCGTTTCTTCCCGGGCCATGAGTCCCAGGGAGTCCCGGGACTTGCCTTTGAGGGTTTCCAGCATGTCGCGCAGCACTTCACTGATCCGGTCCACGTCGAGATGTCCCATGGCGTCGCTCCGTTGGCGTCGGTTGGTGGAGTTTCCCGGGACGCTCCCGGGAACCGCATGGTCGCCTTTTGCCCGGGACATTTGAAAGCGGCGTGTCGGCCGTGTGGAGACTCGGTGACGCCGGCGGCCGACCGGCCGGACGGCCGGCAAAATCTGCCGCCAGCCAAAAGAGACTTCACGAGAGATATTAAGGCCTTGTGAGAATAAATCGGATGGCAGGGGAATTGCTCAATGAAGGGACAAAGGGTCCTCTCCCGGTGGAGAAGGGCCGAACTTGCCGCCCGGAGGCTTCCCCATGGCCACATCAGCCGCCACCAACGACGTCGTCAATTGGGCCTACCAGTACAGCCTGGCCAGCGCCAAGCTGAGTTCCGCCCAGGCCAACGCCAGTTCCTCAGCCACGCGCAGCAAGGACATCGCCGAGGCCCAGGCGAGCTTTAACGCGACCATGAAGAGCCTTGTGCCGGAAGAGGTTCAGTCGAGCGTGCAGTTCCAGTATTTCGACGCCTATACCAATTACAATACGGCCCTGGCCGGGGCGACCACGGAAACGGAACGCCAGGAGGCCCTGGAGGGCCTTTACAGCGAACTGTCCGGGCTGACCTTGCCCACAGCCACCTCGACCACCCTCGACAGTCTGGCTTCGGACACCCTGGCCGCACAGAAGACCAATATCTCCAATGCTGCCGCCAATATCAAATCCATGCTTGCCAGCGCCGCCAAGATGGCCTCCAACGCCTCGGCCGCCTGGATGTCGGCCATCACCAGCGGAGCCAACGCCCTCAATGCCCAGGCGGCCAGCCTCACCGACTCCATGAAGACCCTCATGGCCTCGCTTGGGCTGGACACCTCGGGCGTCACCGCGCCCACCGTTTCGACCACGCCGACCTCGGCCTTTGCCGCCGGCTCGGCCACGGCCGCCGCCAACGGCACGCCGGGAAGCATCCTCAACTCGGCGCTCATCGGCTATCTCGTGGCCAGCCAGGCCACGACCACCGACAGTTCCTGATGCATTCGGGGCCGGGGCGGCCCCGCACCGCTTGGGGCTTTACATTCGGGTCGGACTTCTGAATGATGCAGGGCGCACCAGTCCCACCGTCCCATCGTCAGGAGCCGTCCCATGGCTGATGCCAAAGACCCCACCTGCTTCGCGCCGTCCGAGCGGGCCTGCCCGGAAGATATCGACCGGCAGTTCGCGGTGCTGTCCCAGCACGCCATCCCTCTGGTCTTAAA
It contains:
- a CDS encoding PAS domain-containing hybrid sensor histidine kinase/response regulator → MTSDKLPAAQGLRERAEQLLQKHGIAGQTLSPEENQAVIHELQVHQIELELQNEELQRSQLELALALERFSILFHKAPVGYVVLDKDAMIQEVNHTFLDMIGWKGRKPVGRPFFECLAPQALPVFVARYRALFKSPEGKKVETVLHVHGGIDKPVLLEACVHEQPAGREKPEPVPQLFLAVSDISARRKAEEALMESERFARGTLDGLSAHIAIVDEAGDILAVNSAWRAFADHASCTPGAVSEGANYFLACQGATGDEADTAGRIAQAIREVLAGRLPFFSLEYPCHSPTEKRWFQVRVTRFPGQGPARAVVAHENVTERVKATAALASAKEAAEAAARAKSEFLANMSHEIRTPLNGVMGMLQLLKLTGCEKERNDFIKLAYDSSERLLQLLNNILDISRIEAGRTVMVQEPFSPVELLQEPVLLFQGMAKAKNVTMHFSADDGVPELVTGDAPKIRQVLFNLVGNAVKFTQDGEVRLTLTYARSPVFPDRATLAATITDTGKGISAELMPEIFQPFTQGDSSYKKQYAGTGLGLSIVNRLVCLMGGAICLESAEGEGTTVYLSVPVTRPVSKETSPPLATAEGAPPRRYRILLAEDDAINRMVAVGMLNKLGHQVTVAQNGREALLLLDAQPFDIVLLDVQMPVMNGVEVAKAVREGWGGRPDMPIVATTAYSMNSQCDDFLAAGMNECLVKPLEYDTLKQAIGRVMEAWEKGQNRIA
- a CDS encoding two-component system sensor histidine kinase NtrB translates to MLTFAHSTYFHDLLESFSAGVVICNIRGLVYAANEAACRLLGVSRRELADPARSAALIARADAPRQLARFLAAAIKHGQKPEPLSIAYTHPDGQLRRYRLSGSLLLENEKIFGILIEITDVTEIYRLHERDRDRLLGVQAAQKERIEGLIRFSLAVAHQIRNPLMVIGGFTGRLLRGKGEGDPEAEALSMILDGARRLEAVVRAVADYARREEPVMAPCDLAGLADQAFAEALAATGGAGRLETAGLDGPDGHVRADAAMLTAILAALCANALEAAPQGGARVTLACARQGENVRLTVADNGPGPADDVLPYAFDPFFTTKAVGVGMGLTIARRRAEEMGGALTLERGPDGGGLARLTLPGRK
- a CDS encoding TraR/DksA family transcriptional regulator — its product is MGHLDVDRISEVLRDMLETLKGKSRDSLGLMAREETACPDAVDRAAAESDRHMALIMGERDRQLISEIHEALARVKDGEYGICQECGEEIGLARLRVQPTATLCVHCKSLLEDMGRPYMQGGRADSAFLEE
- a CDS encoding Tim44 domain-containing protein; amino-acid sequence: MGRTACVLLAVFALLFASVELGLAKRLGGGGSMGNRQSFSTSTTPRPDAGSPSGSFSSQQARPNPTAAAPGGGMFSRPGLGGMLGGLLVGGLVGSMLFGGGHGWGGPSLIDMLLIGGGLFLLFRFMRSRRAATAQGPDYGQPMSRTYEAEPQAQAKQAAAGGWSNLGAADQPAAPAGSDLPPGFDAADFLAGAKALFARMQQSWSKRDLADIEAFATPAFMADVRKQAAEDPTPSPTDVLLVDAKLLEVRSQNGATIASAYFDVLMREDPKAGQPEQVREVWHFTRKETVPGDAWKLDAIQQLDA